Proteins from a single region of Mycoplasma leachii PG50:
- the tuf gene encoding elongation factor Tu → MAKEQFDRSLPHVNIGTIGHVDHGKTTLTAAITKVLSEQGNAEFKDYANIDNAPEERERGITINTAHVEYKTANRHYAHVDCPGHADYVKNMITGAAQMDGAILVVAATDGPMPQTREHILLSRQVGVPKIVVFLNKCDMVEDDEMIDLVEMEIRDLLTEYDFDGEGAPVIRGSALGALNGDSKWTGAINELMAAVDEYIPTPQRDADKTFLMPVEDVFTITGRGTVATGRVERGTVKVNEEVEIIGLKEEPTKTVVTGLEMFRKLLDFAVAGDNVGALLRGVDRHSVERGQVLAKPGTIKPHTVLKASVYALTQEEGGRHKPFFNKYRPQFYFRTTDVTGEVTLPEGTDMVMPGDNVEMEIQLIKPVAVEEGTKFSIREGGRTIGAGTVISIEK, encoded by the coding sequence ATGGCAAAAGAACAATTTGACCGTAGTTTACCTCACGTTAATATTGGAACAATTGGACACGTTGATCATGGTAAAACTACACTAACTGCTGCAATTACTAAAGTTTTATCTGAACAAGGTAATGCAGAATTCAAAGATTATGCAAATATTGATAATGCCCCAGAAGAAAGAGAACGTGGTATTACAATTAATACTGCACACGTTGAATATAAAACAGCTAACAGACACTATGCACACGTAGATTGCCCAGGTCACGCTGACTATGTTAAAAATATGATTACTGGAGCAGCGCAAATGGATGGAGCTATTTTAGTTGTTGCTGCAACTGATGGACCAATGCCACAAACTAGAGAACACATTTTATTATCAAGACAAGTTGGAGTTCCAAAAATTGTTGTTTTCTTAAACAAATGTGATATGGTTGAAGATGACGAAATGATCGATCTAGTTGAAATGGAAATTAGAGATCTATTAACTGAATATGACTTTGACGGAGAAGGAGCACCAGTTATTAGAGGTTCAGCTTTAGGAGCATTAAATGGTGATTCAAAATGAACTGGAGCAATTAATGAATTAATGGCAGCAGTTGATGAATACATCCCAACTCCACAAAGAGATGCAGATAAAACTTTCTTAATGCCAGTTGAAGATGTATTTACAATTACTGGACGTGGAACTGTTGCAACAGGACGTGTTGAACGTGGAACTGTTAAAGTAAACGAAGAAGTTGAAATTATTGGATTAAAAGAAGAACCAACTAAAACTGTTGTTACTGGATTAGAAATGTTTAGAAAACTACTTGATTTTGCTGTGGCTGGAGATAATGTTGGAGCATTATTACGTGGTGTTGACAGACATTCAGTAGAACGTGGACAAGTTTTAGCAAAACCTGGAACTATTAAACCACATACTGTATTAAAAGCTTCAGTTTATGCTTTAACTCAAGAAGAAGGTGGACGTCATAAACCATTCTTTAATAAATACCGCCCTCAATTCTACTTCCGTACAACTGATGTTACTGGAGAAGTTACTTTACCAGAAGGAACTGATATGGTAATGCCTGGTGACAATGTTGAAATGGAAATTCAATTAATTAAACCTGTTGCTGTTGAAGAAGGAACTAAGTTCTCAATCCGTGAAGGTGGAAGAACAATTGGTGCTGGAACAGTTATCTCAATTGAAAAATAA
- a CDS encoding PTS transporter subunit EIIC: MKKILDFRKAKESNLHEFFSKFAKSILTFVALLPAAGLTIILGKIIGPLGLGQIKASAKVFNQIGGVIETVGWAVFSHMGLLFAVAIGGTWSKNRYGGSFAAAFAYFILLAVGSSMFITRTDPNTKELQFLNYILGRWEKHELFFSSQEGVMSIRYDAIGGIIMGFVGATIYNKYYNFNKLPQALSFFNGARFVPFMVIIIVLPISVGIGLIWPLFQTVINYLGNFFAKEQKLKFLAPFLYGTSERLLLPFGLHHMITIPMNYSQLGGNVDFTNSSQFTNTNEQNAKIIAEFFNSLSNKEDLKAQGQEKIWLSWITALGNIKSGWTDYAANHSNVSGLSMQQAYEIVLDSVVSVRFKVGQMITSSGSLVGAGLGMAFAIPKEKRAKYSSIYFSGLAACLLTGVTEPIEFIFMFSAPLLYVLHAVLTGIAFGISDFIPMRIHAFGGIETLVKYLFVFGPTSITGIGIKGILWIQGLWLLLVTIGFGGIYFVVFYFFTKKTKPAIPGFTNDELITNIEEKQEVKEKTIKTDKTVKVIIDLLGGLDNLEDIDACMTRLRVKVKDKTKVENKFKELTGAVGVLNKGSSLQIVYGPKADIYKGEILELLERNKNAKTK, from the coding sequence ATGAAAAAAATATTAGATTTTAGAAAGGCTAAAGAGAGTAACTTACACGAATTTTTTTCAAAATTTGCTAAATCAATTTTGACTTTTGTTGCTCTTTTACCTGCAGCTGGATTGACAATTATTTTAGGAAAAATAATTGGTCCTTTAGGTTTAGGACAAATTAAGGCTTCAGCTAAAGTGTTTAATCAGATTGGTGGTGTTATTGAAACTGTTGGTTGAGCAGTTTTTAGTCATATGGGTTTATTATTTGCTGTTGCAATTGGTGGTACTTGATCTAAAAATAGATATGGTGGTTCATTTGCTGCTGCGTTTGCATATTTTATTTTATTAGCTGTTGGTTCTTCAATGTTTATAACAAGAACCGATCCTAATACTAAAGAATTACAATTTTTAAACTACATTTTAGGTAGATGAGAAAAACATGAATTATTTTTTAGTAGCCAAGAAGGAGTTATGTCTATTAGATATGATGCTATTGGTGGAATTATAATGGGATTTGTTGGTGCTACAATTTATAATAAGTATTACAACTTTAACAAATTACCACAAGCATTATCATTTTTTAATGGTGCAAGATTTGTTCCTTTTATGGTAATTATTATTGTATTACCAATATCTGTTGGTATTGGATTAATTTGACCATTATTTCAAACTGTAATTAATTATTTAGGAAATTTTTTTGCAAAAGAACAAAAATTAAAATTCCTAGCTCCATTTTTATATGGAACTTCAGAAAGATTATTATTGCCATTTGGATTACACCATATGATTACAATTCCTATGAATTATAGTCAATTAGGTGGAAATGTAGATTTTACAAACTCAAGTCAATTTACTAATACAAATGAACAAAATGCTAAGATTATTGCTGAATTTTTTAACAGTTTATCAAACAAGGAAGATTTAAAAGCACAAGGACAAGAAAAAATCTGATTGAGTTGAATTACTGCTTTAGGAAATATAAAAAGTGGATGAACTGATTATGCAGCAAACCATAGTAATGTTAGTGGATTATCAATGCAGCAAGCTTATGAAATAGTATTAGATTCAGTTGTATCAGTAAGATTTAAAGTTGGACAAATGATTACTTCATCAGGTTCATTAGTTGGTGCTGGATTAGGTATGGCATTTGCAATTCCCAAAGAAAAAAGAGCTAAATATTCTTCAATTTATTTTTCAGGATTAGCTGCTTGTTTATTAACTGGAGTTACTGAACCAATTGAATTTATTTTTATGTTTTCAGCTCCTTTATTATATGTTTTACATGCAGTTTTAACTGGAATAGCATTTGGAATTAGTGATTTTATTCCAATGAGAATTCACGCATTTGGAGGAATTGAAACATTAGTTAAATACTTATTTGTATTTGGTCCAACTTCAATAACTGGAATTGGTATTAAAGGTATTTTATGAATTCAAGGTTTATGATTATTATTAGTAACTATTGGTTTTGGTGGAATTTATTTTGTTGTATTTTACTTCTTTACTAAAAAAACTAAACCAGCAATACCTGGATTTACTAATGATGAATTAATAACTAATATTGAAGAAAAACAAGAAGTCAAAGAAAAGACAATAAAAACAGATAAAACTGTTAAAGTTATAATTGATTTATTAGGTGGATTAGATAATCTAGAAGATATTGATGCATGTATGACTAGATTAAGAGTTAAAGTTAAAGATAAAACAAAAGTTGAAAATAAATTTAAAGAACTAACTGGAGCTGTTGGTGTTTTAAATAAAGGAAGTTCATTACAAATTGTTTATGGTCCAAAAGCTGACATATATAAAGGTGAAATATTAGAGTTATTAGAAAGAAATAAAAATGCCAAAACCAAATAA
- a CDS encoding glycoside hydrolase family 31 protein, giving the protein MPKPNNITREMLKYSFPIKQRIFDPKNEYWITTKVSDLWTTNNNLFIEITFSNLQKATFQIQLFESNIINLKLWQKIIPTLFNEHLNSNLKQRPIKFIKTKDQIIIDLDKDEKLVFNINPFVLMILDSKKNIKTRTTLRTGYQFFEGFINPNLGIEIDQNKNQRFFMSFDIENDEKFYGLGEKFRPLVKNGVESVIWNSDNSCVTNNDLAYNGLPLLYSTNKWGFLVNTSCKTTFEIGSPTTDILSFKVDQDFLDLYLFSNQSLKELVSSYTLLTNRISKVPDIGYGVWLNRLYYHNYEELFEAINKVKELNYPLDVITLDPKWLKNRYTKSCNFEYNTDAFGDFKKLFDDVKANGLEMCFWINPYIQNDGLENSKFLFENNLLVKSKNGGYAHPWTGTETYQENNYIIDFTNPKAYKWYKDQIKKLFNLGLRFVKPDYGDGLPEDAILFNNYQAKDFKQYFMFLYVKCCYEAGEEFFGSGKNVVVSRPGYIGTQKFVGKWSGDSITSFSDLKNHLQAGLSLSLAGEVIWGTDIGGFVQSKDFSLDLYNRWTQVGMLNTFSRYHALGQREPWRFDKNTLDNSIKWARFKKTLLPEFKVWEQESIKKGLPILRPMVLENENNKIARLIDDQYYIGQNILVCPILKENSTNREVFLPDGSWYKLDDKSKIYQGNCLYSFDVCWDEILIFVKNNSAILRFDNGNYNFKNVKDQVIEIDIYGQVDNLEYQFEIGDVLNKISIINNQIYPNSNHKFIVKK; this is encoded by the coding sequence ATGCCAAAACCAAATAATATCACTAGAGAAATGTTAAAATATTCGTTTCCAATTAAACAAAGAATTTTTGATCCTAAAAATGAATATTGAATAACAACTAAAGTTTCTGATCTTTGAACGACTAATAATAATTTATTTATTGAGATCACTTTTTCAAATTTACAAAAAGCAACTTTTCAAATTCAACTTTTTGAATCAAATATTATTAACCTAAAGCTATGACAAAAGATAATACCCACTTTATTTAATGAACATTTAAATAGTAATTTAAAACAAAGACCAATTAAGTTTATAAAAACTAAAGATCAAATAATTATTGATCTAGATAAAGATGAAAAGTTAGTTTTTAACATCAACCCTTTTGTTTTAATGATTTTAGATAGTAAAAAAAATATTAAAACTAGAACTACTTTAAGAACTGGATATCAATTTTTTGAAGGCTTTATTAATCCTAATTTAGGAATTGAAATTGATCAAAATAAAAATCAGAGATTTTTTATGTCATTTGATATTGAAAATGATGAAAAATTCTATGGACTTGGCGAAAAATTTAGACCTTTAGTTAAAAATGGAGTTGAGTCTGTTATTTGAAACTCTGACAATTCTTGTGTAACAAATAATGATTTAGCCTATAATGGTTTACCATTATTATATTCAACTAATAAGTGAGGATTTTTAGTTAATACAAGTTGCAAAACTACATTTGAAATAGGTTCTCCAACAACTGATATATTATCTTTTAAAGTTGATCAAGATTTTTTAGATTTATATTTATTTTCAAATCAAAGCTTAAAAGAATTAGTATCAAGTTATACTTTATTAACTAATAGAATTTCAAAAGTTCCAGATATTGGATATGGAGTTTGATTAAATAGACTTTATTATCATAACTATGAAGAATTATTTGAAGCAATTAATAAGGTAAAAGAATTAAATTATCCACTAGATGTTATTACTTTAGATCCAAAATGGTTAAAAAATAGATATACAAAAAGTTGTAATTTTGAATATAATACTGATGCTTTTGGTGATTTTAAAAAACTATTTGATGATGTTAAAGCTAATGGTTTAGAAATGTGTTTTTGAATTAATCCATACATTCAAAATGATGGGTTAGAAAATTCTAAATTTTTATTTGAAAATAATTTGCTAGTTAAAAGTAAAAATGGTGGCTATGCTCATCCTTGAACAGGAACTGAAACATATCAAGAAAATAATTACATAATTGATTTTACAAATCCAAAAGCTTATAAGTGATATAAAGATCAAATCAAAAAACTATTTAACTTAGGTTTAAGATTTGTTAAACCTGATTATGGTGATGGCTTACCTGAAGATGCTATTTTATTTAATAATTATCAAGCAAAAGATTTTAAACAATATTTTATGTTTTTATATGTTAAATGTTGTTATGAAGCTGGTGAAGAGTTTTTTGGATCTGGTAAAAATGTTGTAGTTAGTCGTCCTGGATATATTGGAACTCAAAAATTTGTTGGTAAATGATCTGGAGATAGTATAACTAGTTTTAGTGATTTAAAAAATCATTTACAAGCAGGTCTTTCTTTGAGTTTAGCTGGTGAAGTGATTTGAGGAACTGATATTGGAGGATTTGTTCAATCTAAAGATTTTAGTTTAGATTTATATAATCGTTGAACTCAAGTAGGAATGTTAAATACTTTTTCAAGATATCATGCTTTAGGTCAAAGAGAACCTTGAAGATTTGACAAAAACACTTTAGATAATTCAATTAAATGAGCTAGATTTAAAAAAACTTTATTACCAGAATTTAAAGTTTGAGAACAAGAATCAATTAAAAAAGGATTACCAATACTAAGACCGATGGTTTTAGAAAATGAAAATAATAAAATTGCTAGATTAATAGATGATCAATATTATATTGGTCAAAATATTTTAGTGTGTCCAATATTAAAAGAAAATTCAACTAATAGAGAAGTTTTCTTACCAGATGGATCTTGATATAAATTAGATGACAAATCAAAAATATATCAAGGTAACTGTTTATATAGTTTTGATGTATGTTGAGATGAGATTTTAATATTTGTTAAAAATAATTCAGCTATTTTAAGATTTGATAATGGTAATTATAATTTTAAAAATGTTAAAGATCAAGTTATAGAAATTGATATTTATGGTCAAGTTGATAATTTAGAGTATCAATTTGAAATAGGTGATGTTTTAAATAAAATATCTATTATTAATAATCAAATTTATCCTAATTCAAACCACAAATTTATTGTAAAAAAATAA
- a CDS encoding M17 family metallopeptidase: MIKFNDKKEELTLVCLTEVNDKPYVSDTDLSTTFISEDKTIYMVIKKDNKCLKTKIRNAFKKFVLANKFNLNVDVDSFLVFFDMCGCKKDAIEAIYETIAFETFDKVSYKKDSKPNEVVYNLITNEDVKELEEKEAIKMEFVNFARTLQDTPPNIATSEYLAEKVVEKAKEIDGLKVTVLGKKEATKLGMNLFLAVNAGSPYEPQAVVLEYVGDENEPKKALVGKGITFDSGGYNLKPSSAMEGMKFDMSGAAIMLSTVMALAKMKAKVNVVGIGMFTDNRIGSTATLPQSVIKSMNGLTVEIDNTDAEGRLVLADGITYVIREKQATEIWEASTLTGAMVIALGSYATGVFTNCDKRWELISQTSHKTSERVWRMPIFDEHLEKVKADSVNADLTNAAKGREAGSSTAAAFLSAFAEEKPFVHFDIAGTADKAGRGQAVLVRTLFEIFNK; encoded by the coding sequence ATGATTAAATTTAATGATAAAAAAGAAGAATTAACTTTAGTTTGTTTAACTGAAGTTAATGATAAACCTTATGTATCAGATACTGATTTATCAACTACATTTATTAGTGAAGATAAAACCATTTATATGGTAATTAAAAAAGATAATAAATGTTTAAAAACTAAAATTAGAAATGCCTTTAAAAAATTTGTTCTAGCTAATAAATTTAATTTAAATGTTGACGTTGATTCATTTTTAGTATTTTTTGATATGTGTGGATGTAAAAAAGATGCTATTGAAGCAATTTATGAAACAATTGCTTTTGAAACATTTGATAAAGTAAGTTATAAAAAAGATAGTAAACCAAACGAAGTAGTTTATAATCTTATCACAAATGAAGATGTTAAAGAACTAGAAGAAAAAGAAGCTATTAAAATGGAGTTTGTAAACTTTGCAAGAACTTTACAAGATACTCCACCAAATATTGCAACAAGTGAATATTTAGCTGAAAAAGTAGTTGAAAAGGCAAAAGAAATTGATGGACTTAAAGTTACTGTTTTAGGTAAAAAAGAAGCTACTAAATTAGGAATGAACTTATTTTTAGCAGTTAATGCAGGATCACCATATGAACCACAAGCTGTAGTTTTAGAATATGTTGGTGATGAAAATGAACCAAAAAAAGCTCTAGTTGGAAAAGGAATTACTTTTGATAGTGGTGGGTATAATTTAAAACCTTCAAGTGCTATGGAAGGTATGAAATTTGATATGTCTGGAGCTGCTATTATGTTATCAACTGTTATGGCATTAGCTAAAATGAAAGCTAAAGTTAATGTTGTTGGAATTGGTATGTTTACAGATAATAGAATTGGGTCAACTGCTACTTTACCTCAATCAGTAATAAAATCAATGAATGGATTAACTGTTGAAATTGACAATACAGATGCTGAAGGAAGATTAGTATTAGCTGATGGAATTACTTATGTAATTAGAGAAAAACAAGCAACTGAAATTTGAGAAGCTTCAACTTTAACTGGAGCTATGGTAATTGCTTTAGGAAGTTATGCTACTGGAGTATTTACAAATTGTGATAAAAGATGAGAATTGATTTCTCAAACATCACACAAAACTAGTGAAAGAGTATGAAGAATGCCAATCTTTGATGAACACTTAGAAAAAGTTAAAGCAGATAGTGTAAATGCTGATTTAACTAATGCTGCTAAAGGAAGGGAAGCTGGTAGTTCTACTGCTGCAGCCTTTTTAAGTGCATTTGCTGAAGAAAAACCATTTGTTCACTTTGATATAGCTGGAACTGCAGATAAAGCTGGTAGAGGACAAGCAGTTCTAGTTAGAACTTTATTTGAAATATTTAATAAATAA
- a CDS encoding DUF285 domain-containing protein: MSKVKSLYNTFAGAVSFNRNISNWVTSNVENMQGTFSRAKSFSQNLSKWDVKKVIITKDFNKEVQNTFGNENLPKFNISITYSK; encoded by the coding sequence GTGTCAAAAGTTAAAAGTTTATACAATACTTTTGCAGGTGCAGTATCATTCAACCGAAATATTTCCAATTGAGTTACTTCTAATGTTGAAAATATGCAAGGAACATTTAGTAGAGCCAAATCATTCTCACAAAATTTAAGTAAATGAGATGTAAAAAAAGTTATTATAACTAAAGACTTTAATAAAGAAGTTCAAAACACATTTGGAAATGAAAATCTTCCTAAATTTAACATAAGCATTACCTATTCAAAATAA
- a CDS encoding BspA family leucine-rich repeat surface protein, translating into MKKLLTILSSLGLIATSSLFVIGCKNNNYKSDNQNRENTNSDQMSSDQSNNSNPKKEKPRRPATEEEKNKLQAIFKQQENGFAAFHTYKDVLDQLLVYAKEQDLNELELENGVNENENLKEDKNSANKNTIKLRLYGSSVIFTPKKVLNNEVETIYSSDKKKLIQIGYKKNSNTNVQINKIQETITEVPKHLPLKINSLKDAFSKSKISKVENLDLWDTKNIKKMSTVFDGASNFNQDISKWNTSNVVDMSGMFKDAAKFNQPLNEWKVNNVRDMDDMFAGAEKFNQDLDKWETSSLANINQMFWDATNFNGNIAT; encoded by the coding sequence ATGAAGAAATTATTAACAATTTTATCATCACTTGGTTTAATAGCTACATCAAGCTTATTTGTAATTGGTTGTAAAAATAATAATTATAAATCTGACAATCAAAATAGAGAGAATACAAATTCTGATCAAATGTCATCAGATCAATCAAATAATTCTAATCCAAAAAAAGAAAAACCTAGAAGACCAGCAACTGAAGAAGAAAAAAATAAATTACAAGCAATTTTTAAACAACAAGAAAATGGTTTTGCAGCATTTCACACCTATAAAGATGTTTTAGATCAATTGTTAGTCTATGCAAAAGAACAAGATTTAAATGAACTTGAACTTGAAAATGGTGTTAATGAAAATGAAAATCTAAAAGAAGATAAGAATAGCGCTAATAAAAATACTATTAAATTAAGACTTTATGGTTCTAGTGTGATTTTTACTCCTAAAAAAGTTTTAAATAATGAAGTAGAAACGATTTATTCTTCTGATAAGAAAAAACTAATTCAAATAGGATATAAAAAGAATTCAAATACAAATGTACAAATTAATAAAATTCAAGAAACTATTACAGAAGTTCCAAAGCACTTGCCATTAAAAATTAATTCACTTAAAGATGCTTTTTCTAAATCTAAAATATCAAAAGTAGAAAACTTAGATTTATGAGATACTAAAAATATTAAAAAAATGTCTACTGTTTTTGATGGTGCATCTAATTTTAATCAGGATATATCAAAATGAAATACTTCAAATGTTGTTGATATGAGTGGTATGTTTAAGGATGCTGCAAAATTTAATCAGCCTTTAAACGAATGAAAAGTAAACAATGTTAGAGATATGGATGATATGTTTGCAGGCGCAGAGAAATTTAATCAAGATTTAGATAAATGAGAAACTTCTAGCTTAGCTAATATTAATCAAATGTTTTGAGATGCTACTAATTTTAATGGAAATATTGCAACTTAA
- the alaS gene encoding alanine--tRNA ligase, with the protein MKKLSTNQIRKIWLDFFISKNHYFLEPVSLIPVDDPSLLWINSGVATLKPYFDGRKTPPSPRLTNSQKAIRTNDIENVGVTARHHTMFEMLGNFSIGDYFKKEAIQLAWELLTDKNYFDIDKNKLYITVFNEDIEAYNIWKDVIKIDEDHIFRLSRKTNFWDVGQGPCGPNTEIFYDRGEVWDPNKIGSRLISDNIENDRYIEVWNIVFSQFNNDGNNNYVELPRKNIDTGAGLERFASIFQNTPTNFETDIFYPTIKKVEQLTNNQFKYSIDNYFNPNKKQTRINTAFKVIADHIRATVFAISDGVFPGNKDRGYIIRRLIRRSCVFGKELGIKQAFLYKLVDSVIESMKEFYPYLIDRKTLVEQTIKDEEEKFLKTLSKGYDLLENIIKTKNIVSGKDALLLFESYGFPIEQTIEISELSNVQVDVEGFNNLLEQAKQATRNARKDLKAWDKQNELFTKLKVESEFTGWSELSRDNVKVIYMFTDQKQVESITDQEAFVILDKTPFYAEKGGQAADSGIIFNDQMKGFVIDVQQGPTHQNIHRIKVQGTLKVNDLINCRVEEEKRIYTMKNHSGTHMIHYALREVLGTNVMQSGSYNDENGLRMDFTYHRLPTSEELLKAQNLVLEKIKNKIDRQTYFCSLEESVKKHQALAFFTEKYDQIVRVIKFGDFSSELCGGTHVNNTSEIEDFIITGIESKGSGLYRIKCLTSFRAVNEYLNEQFKAYKDQAESIIDKYNQNKDLLKNDQLENIYLQIKNITINKDNLLVIKDLLDQLKEVNKDYDKKVNDLITANKLLKYKDLTPSLNKDNINEIRLETTDLTIKDLKQLADDLRNKYNDLIVILLSSTKENNFIVVAVGQSLQNKYKAIDIFNNLEGYETKGGGNANLAQGKFVKK; encoded by the coding sequence ATGAAAAAATTGTCAACTAATCAAATAAGAAAAATCTGATTAGATTTTTTTATTTCTAAAAATCATTATTTTTTAGAGCCAGTATCTCTAATTCCAGTTGATGATCCATCACTATTATGAATTAATTCAGGAGTTGCTACTTTAAAACCATATTTTGATGGTAGAAAAACACCGCCTTCACCAAGACTAACTAACTCTCAAAAAGCGATTAGAACTAATGATATTGAAAATGTTGGGGTTACAGCACGTCATCATACTATGTTTGAAATGCTTGGTAACTTTTCAATTGGTGATTATTTTAAAAAAGAGGCTATTCAATTAGCTTGAGAACTTTTAACAGATAAAAATTATTTTGATATTGATAAAAATAAGCTATATATTACTGTTTTTAATGAAGATATTGAAGCTTACAATATCTGAAAAGATGTTATTAAAATTGATGAAGATCACATTTTTAGATTATCTAGAAAAACTAATTTTTGAGATGTAGGTCAAGGACCTTGTGGACCAAATACTGAAATTTTTTATGATAGAGGTGAAGTTTGAGATCCAAATAAAATTGGATCTAGATTAATTAGTGATAATATTGAAAATGATCGTTATATTGAAGTTTGAAATATTGTTTTTTCTCAATTTAATAATGATGGAAACAATAACTATGTTGAATTACCTAGAAAAAATATAGATACTGGTGCTGGATTAGAAAGATTTGCTTCAATTTTTCAAAACACTCCTACTAACTTTGAAACTGACATTTTTTATCCAACTATTAAAAAAGTTGAACAACTAACTAATAACCAATTTAAATACTCAATTGATAATTATTTTAATCCTAATAAAAAGCAAACTAGAATTAATACTGCTTTTAAAGTAATAGCAGATCATATAAGAGCTACAGTTTTCGCAATTTCTGATGGTGTATTTCCTGGTAATAAAGATAGAGGATATATTATTAGAAGATTAATTAGAAGATCTTGTGTTTTTGGAAAAGAATTAGGAATTAAACAAGCATTTTTATATAAATTAGTTGATAGTGTAATTGAGTCAATGAAAGAATTTTATCCTTATTTAATTGATAGAAAAACTTTAGTAGAACAAACTATTAAAGATGAAGAAGAAAAGTTTTTAAAAACTTTATCAAAAGGATATGATCTTTTAGAAAATATTATTAAAACAAAAAATATAGTTAGTGGTAAAGATGCTTTATTATTATTTGAATCATATGGTTTTCCAATTGAGCAAACTATTGAGATTTCTGAACTTTCTAATGTACAAGTTGATGTTGAAGGATTTAACAATTTATTAGAACAAGCAAAACAAGCAACAAGAAACGCTAGAAAAGATCTAAAAGCTTGAGATAAACAAAATGAATTATTTACAAAACTAAAAGTAGAATCTGAATTTACTGGATGATCTGAACTAAGTAGAGATAATGTTAAAGTTATTTATATGTTTACAGATCAAAAACAAGTAGAATCAATAACTGATCAAGAAGCGTTTGTAATTTTAGATAAAACTCCTTTTTATGCTGAAAAAGGTGGACAAGCTGCTGATAGTGGAATTATTTTTAATGATCAAATGAAAGGTTTTGTAATTGATGTTCAACAAGGACCTACGCATCAAAATATTCATAGAATAAAAGTTCAAGGTACTTTAAAAGTAAACGATTTGATAAATTGTAGAGTTGAGGAAGAAAAAAGAATCTATACAATGAAAAATCACTCAGGAACTCATATGATCCATTATGCTTTAAGAGAAGTTTTAGGAACTAATGTAATGCAATCTGGTTCATATAATGATGAAAATGGTTTGAGAATGGACTTTACTTATCACAGATTACCAACTAGTGAAGAACTTTTAAAAGCTCAAAACTTAGTATTAGAAAAAATTAAAAATAAAATTGATAGACAAACTTATTTTTGTAGTTTAGAAGAATCAGTAAAAAAACACCAAGCCTTAGCATTTTTTACTGAAAAATATGATCAAATAGTTAGAGTTATTAAATTTGGTGATTTTTCTTCAGAGCTTTGTGGTGGAACTCATGTTAATAATACTAGTGAAATAGAAGATTTTATTATAACTGGAATTGAATCAAAAGGTAGTGGTCTATATAGAATTAAATGTTTAACTTCATTTAGAGCAGTTAATGAGTATTTAAATGAACAATTTAAAGCATATAAAGACCAAGCTGAATCTATTATTGATAAATATAATCAAAATAAAGATCTATTAAAAAATGATCAATTAGAAAATATTTATTTACAAATAAAAAATATTACTATTAATAAAGACAATTTATTAGTAATAAAAGATTTATTAGATCAATTAAAAGAAGTTAATAAAGATTATGATAAAAAAGTTAATGATTTAATTACAGCTAATAAATTATTAAAATATAAAGACCTAACTCCTAGTTTAAATAAAGATAATATTAATGAAATTCGATTAGAAACTACTGATTTAACTATTAAAGATTTAAAACAACTAGCAGATGATTTAAGAAATAAATACAATGATTTAATTGTTATTTTATTAAGTAGTACAAAAGAAAATAATTTTATAGTTGTTGCAGTTGGTCAAAGTTTACAAAATAAATATAAAGCAATTGATATTTTTAACAATTTAGAAGGTTATGAAACTAAAGGTGGAGGAAATGCTAATTTAGCTCAAGGTAAATTTGTTAAAAAATAA